In Candidatus Dadabacteria bacterium, the sequence GGCGGTGCGGCTTCCCAAGCCGGTTTCCTTGCCGGATACCGTAAAGGAAGTCGATATTATCTGCCTGGGGCGTTCCCGCCTGATCACTCCGGCGGGAGAAGCATGGGACAGCTGGTTTGAGGGAGAGGGTGTTACGGATGATTTCATGAATGAGCGCGAACAGGGCGGGAGCCAGGAGAGGGAACCATTCTGATGACCGATAACACCCGGGAATTCAAACACATGGCCGGTTTACTTCTGGATGATTGGAGCGAATAGGCTTTTTTCTCCTCGTGGGGCAGGAGAGGTCAGGCTGGCAGGCCGAAATTTCGGTAACCGGTTCAGGCGGCTTGTTCCCATAATAGACATCTGATAGCTTCCTCGATTTTTTTCTGGCTGCATTCATAGTCCCCGGCAAGTTCTCTCATGGATTCCCCGGCTTTGTAGCGTTCAACGATAATTTCTACTGGAATACTTATGCCGGAGAGAATCGGGCGGCCGAATGAGATTTCGGGATCAATCAAGATTGATTTAGGTTCGTTTGGTTTTTCGGTTCCTGAAAACGGATAGAGCCTTATGGGAAGACCGCGCAAGTCTCTTTCTATTCTCTGCATGTATTCTTTAACAGTGTTCTCCAATACTGTCTGCCCGCTTCCCTTGGAAATGCCACAGACGAGCCCCGACTCCCTTAAGAACGGGGAGAGTCCATCCGTCTCGAAACCCTTTTCGGCTAGGGGATTGTCGGAGGGGTAGATTTGCGATATGAAATCGAGACCTTTTCTGATCTTGTTCATGGAGAGCCTGCATTCTCTGCGTATTGAGGCCAGGACATACGCTTCAACCAGGTTGATGAAAGACAGGGCCAAGGGTTTTTCTTGAGCGGGGGCAATCAGAGGTTCAAAGTTAGTTTGTCTGCAAATCCAGGCACGCAAAGTGGACTCTGGAAGCCTTAAATATAAAGTTGCTTCCGGAACATTGTAAGAAGGCAGATATCGCGCATCTTTCCTGGAAGAGATTTTCCTGGTATTACTCAATTTGCTGAAGTTACTGTTTGCTCCTCGCTTAAATTTCTGGTCGGGCATTATAAGCAATTAGGTACATTGATCGGTACTTTTTCCGCTTGTTTCAAGCTCTGGTAAAAAGCATCGGTCACTTTAATTTGCTAGCGACAGAAGACTTGTCAATATTGAACTCCGGTAATATTATATTAAAGTGAATAAAGGTTTAATTTTCCTAAGAATTCCTAGGAAACGGGTAAGACGGAGTTTTGTTAAGTTGATGCTACCCTAGCGGGGTCCTTAAAAATTCTTCCCACTAGGGTTAGGGAAGTGGAAGATTATGACCGGCAACAATCTTGCGCTTACCATTGAACCTGCTCAGAGCCGGGCAGAGCCGCTTGGTATTCTTTAGTTTTTTGCTCCAACTTGGTTTTAGACGGTGGAATCAATTTAGAAAAAACCTTATCGGAGAATTGTGGAGAATGGGGAGGCAGGAAAAACTTAAAAACAGTGATAAGGGATACGAGCAACAAAGATTATGCAATCCCCTATTGATATAACAGAAGAATTTCCTCGTTTGCCGCGCGCGCCGATTGTCGAGGCCGTTCTTGATCTTCGAGTTGTTTCTTCTGCCGAATGGGACGAGTCGAGTCTACAAAGCCAGTTGGAAGAACGATTGCCTGATTACCCGAAGCATGACACGGTGCAGGAAACTGAAGTTCAGCTTTCACCCGAGACCGGAACCAACGTAGTTAAAGATTTTGTCCACGTTGGTTTGAAGTGCCAGTCAGAAGATAGTTTTTATGTAGTACAGTTTAATAAAGATTCATTTGTCTTTAGTCGGCTAAAGCCTTACGAAAACTGGGAGAAATTTAGCCGAGAAGCGCTGCGCCTCTGGAAAATTTACTGTGAACTGCTAGAACCAACTGAAATTGGGAGAATTGGTCTGCGCTTTATAAACCGTCTAGCGATCAAACAGGGACAGAGAATTGAATTAGCTGATTATTATAAAAGGCCGCCACTACCTATCGAGGGTTTGAACTGGCTTTTATCAGGCTACTTGCATCGAGACGTGCTGCAGATTCCGGGGACTCCCTATTCGGTTAATGTTATAAAGACTGTTCAAAGGACTCAGCAAGAAGCCGGATTGCTGTTGGACATAGATGTATTTATGCAAAAATCTCTTAACTGTGGTGAAATACAGGTTTCTAAGTATATGGATGAAATGCGTTGGGTAAAAAATAAAGCTTTCTTCAGTAATTTAACAAAGAAAGCCTTGGAGGAATGCAAATAAAATGTTGGCAACTGCAACATCTTCCCCTCTTATTTCAGGTTGCTCAGGTCAGGATCTTTCTGCTGGTGACTTTATAGACCAGCAAATGAGGGAATTATCTACTCATTTGCAAAGGTCTAATATCTTGGGTTTTGGGGCTAGAGGCGTTTTTCGGGAACTGGAAAAGACCTTTAACGAGTGTGGAGTGGACGGATGGGACGGAGGAGAGGCGAGAGCCATAACAAAAGAGGTTTTCTGGAACGCTAAAACCTTTCTGGAATCTTTTCCTTGGGGCAGTGAATCTCCGGAAATAGGTGCTGAACCGGACGGAGCAATTTCTTTGGAATGGTACAGGTCTCCTTCCAGAGTCGTTTCAATCAGCATTAATCCTGGAGGAGGAGTTTATTATGCGGCTATAATTGGTGCAAAGCGGAGGCATGGAATGGATCCTGTTTCATTTTTTGTTTCCGATGATTTATTGGATTTAATTGGAGAGGTTGCCGGGGAGATTGAATGACGGATTTCGTTTTGCCTGATGAGCTTTTGGCGAGATATATCACTTCCTCAAGGTGGTATCGTAGAGCAGACCAAACGGTCAAGCAAGATGCCTTCATTCCGCCGGAAAACCCTCTGGAATTGTCAACTACCCGCCATTTAAATCTTTCCGAAAATGAAATTTGGGATATCGGAAATGAAATTGTTTCCGGGCAGCAAAATAGAAAGCTTCATGGCAGGGCTGATGTGGAGGTTTCTCACGTGACGTCACAGTCGTTAAATGTTGTAGCCGATCC encodes:
- the vapB gene encoding type II toxin-antitoxin system VapB family antitoxin, which produces MERVKVFKNNKSQAVRLPKPVSLPDTVKEVDIICLGRSRLITPAGEAWDSWFEGEGVTDDFMNEREQGGSQEREPF
- a CDS encoding DUF433 domain-containing protein, whose protein sequence is MNKIRKGLDFISQIYPSDNPLAEKGFETDGLSPFLRESGLVCGISKGSGQTVLENTVKEYMQRIERDLRGLPIRLYPFSGTEKPNEPKSILIDPEISFGRPILSGISIPVEIIVERYKAGESMRELAGDYECSQKKIEEAIRCLLWEQAA
- a CDS encoding TIGR04255 family protein is translated as MQSPIDITEEFPRLPRAPIVEAVLDLRVVSSAEWDESSLQSQLEERLPDYPKHDTVQETEVQLSPETGTNVVKDFVHVGLKCQSEDSFYVVQFNKDSFVFSRLKPYENWEKFSREALRLWKIYCELLEPTEIGRIGLRFINRLAIKQGQRIELADYYKRPPLPIEGLNWLLSGYLHRDVLQIPGTPYSVNVIKTVQRTQQEAGLLLDIDVFMQKSLNCGEIQVSKYMDEMRWVKNKAFFSNLTKKALEECK